TCCAGCACGTGCTTGACGGCGTCGCGCGGGTTCCTGGCGTGGTAGTAGAGCGAGGTATCGTCTTCGCTGATCATCTGGCGGCTGAGCAGCGCGTTGCGGGCGAACGAATGGAACTCGTCCCAGTATCCGCCGCCCTGGCCCTCGAGCATGACGATGGGGGCCATGCCGCTCTTGCCGGTCTGGATGAGCGTGAGCGTCTCATAGGCCTCGTCCATGGTGCCAAAGCCGCCCGGAAAGAGCGCGACGGCCTGGGCCTGCGAGAGGAACATGAGCTTGCGCGTGAAGAAGTAGCGGAAGTGGATGAGCTTCTCGTCGCCGTGGATCACCGTGTTGGCGGTCGTCTCGAAGGGCAGACGGATCGCCACGCCGAAGCTCGCCGCCTTGCCCGGGCCCACGTGGCCGGCCTTCATGATGCCGTCGCCCGCGCCGGTGATGACCATCCAGCCCGCCTCGGCCATCTCCTTCGAGAACTCCACGCACGACTCGAAGTCGGGGTGGTCCTCGGGCGTTCGGGCCGAGCCGAAGATGGTGATCTTCTGCGCCTGCTCGTAGCGGCCGAAGACGCGGTAGGCGTACCGCAGTTCCTTCATCGCGGCGGTCAGCAGCTTCAACTCGCCGCGGTTGCGACCATCGGGCAGGAGCTTCAGGCCAGCGGCGACCAGTTCGGCAACCAGCTTGCGATCGAACGCCTGCGTCCCGTCGGGCGCGACCATGTCGACGAGTTCGTCGATCCGCTTGCCGATGGCCTGCCAGTCGGCGCGAGGGTTGGGGGTGCGGGCGTCGCTGGTCGTGGTGCGTTCGGTGCCTTCCTGCATGGGCCCATAGGGTAGCCGTGGGGACGGCTCGTACGAGGCCTCGATGGCTACCAGCCGCTGTCGGGTTCGCCGCGCTGTTGCGAGTACCGGCGCAGGCGTTCCTTCGACCACTCGTCGAAGTTCTGCCCGCCCTGGATCATGCGTCGCAGCCGATCGAGCGGCCCCACGAGCGCCTGGGGCTTGGGCGCCGGGGCGGGGTCGTCGAGCGTGCCCCGCAGGTCGACCGCGACGATCACGTCGCGCAGCGAGCGTACGAACGAGCGGAACGCGTTGTCGCGTGTCGGCCTGGTCGTGATGTTCATGTCGAGGGCGCCGCGCTCGAGATCGACCGTGCCCAACCCATCAAGGATGACCGAGTCGGAGCTCACCGCGAGCCGCGTGAACGTCAGCGTTCGGCCCTCGACGTAGAAGTCGCCATTCATCGCGTCGTAGGCGTCGGCCCCAAACTTCACGTTCATCGCTTCGACCGCGGCGCGAATGGCCAGGGGCAGCTCGACCGGCGACCCGCCACGGATGCGCATGGAGCCGCGGCCCCGGTACCGGTCGCGCTTGCCGATCTGGCCCTCTAGGCCCAGCGAGAGGTCGAGGTCTCCCGCCCCGCGGACGGCCTCGGGCTCGCGGTCCTGCAGCGCCGCGAGCACGCGTTCGGTGTAGAGACCCGAGCCTGCAAGGTCGAGTGCGTAGCGAGCACGCTCGCCCTCGTCCTCGGCAAGCGTCACCGTGCCGCGGCCGGCGACGCGCCCGCCGCCCGCCACCGCACGGACGACCGGCATGCGCACCACACCGTCGCGGCGCACGTCTGCCAGCAATTGCGCCTCGGTCACGTCCAAGCCCCAGCACGAGCCTTCGGCGGCCGACAGGTCGATGGCCGCCAGCAGCGTCGGGTGCTCGGTATCGCTCGCGATGGCGATGGCCGCTTGCCGCAGCACCGCGATCGGCCGCTCGTTCTCGCCCTCGGCATCATCTTCCGCTGCGCGGGTGCCCACGACGGCGTGCTGGACGCCGAGCAACGCGTCGGCCTCGATCCTCGCATCACGATCGGCCTGCGTGACGATGCGCAGCCGGCCTTCGTTGATCACCATCGAGCCCAGGCTCTCGGCATCCATCGCATCCAGCGACCGTCCGACGCCGGGCGGCAGGATTCCCATGATCGGTTCGGGCACGCCGTGCACGCGGCCGATGGCACCCTCGCTCTGACCAACTTCTCCGTCGAGGCCGACCTCGACCTCGCTCCGCAGCCCGCCCGCGGCACGCCAGTAGCCGTCGAGGGACACCCACCAGTCGTCGCCGCCCAGCACGAGCGAATCGATCTCGCCCTTGTATTCCGACTCCCCGCCGGGGCCGTCGGGGCTGGGCTTCATCTCTCGCCCCGACACGATGCCGCTGACCCAAGGCACGAAGTAGCGCTCACCGTCGCGCACGAGCGATGCGTCGTAGGGCGAGAGCTCGAACTCGCGGATGGGCGAGACGCCAGGGCCATCGCCCCCGTAGCCCTCGGTCTGGAGCGCGACGAACGCGTCGTACTCGCCATGGACGTCCCAGCGGTCGAGGAACGAGCCCTCGTCGCGCGCGTCGCGGTTGCTGGCGAGCCGCCGCAGCAGCTTTGACTCGAGCCTTCCCCCCTGGATCTCGATGTCGAGCGTCGTGGGGCGAGTCACCAGGCTGCCGCGTTCGCGGAGCGCATCGAGCGGGATCTCGCCGCGCAGCCGGACGCGGCCGATGGGCTCGCCGTCGAAGCTGCCCTCGCCCAGCATGCGGTCGAAGGTCACCATGGGCCCCTCGTCGCCCGTCGCCACGACGACCGATCCGCGGCCGGCGTCGAGCCCGAGGCGGCCGTCCAGCCAGTCGAACCGCAGGCCATCGACGCGAGAGATGCGCGCCTCGGCCGATACGTCCTCGCCGGCCTTTCGCACGCTGCTCGCCAGGTCCGCGAAGCCGCGGACGTCGAAGAGGTCGCGCGCGTCTGACAACGCCTCGGCAAGCTCGGGCGCGAATACCGCCACCGCGTCCTCGACGGGCGACTGCAGGTTCAGGTCGTCCGTCGTGACGACGGCGATCACGGAGTCGGTCTCGAAGCTTGCCCGCACGTTCGCGTCGACGCGACCGCCGAGCGATGCCTCGCCCGTCAGAGATCCGCGGAGCCCTTCGCCATCGACCCGGAACGAGCCGCCGACATCGTTAATGACCAGCGGCCTGCGTCGCTCGATCGCCCGTGGACTCAGCGTCGCCGATCGCGGCTGGATCTCGGCCCACCAGTCCAGGTCTCCCGCCGAGTCGCGCGTGACGCGCACCTGGGCGTCGATCTGTCCACTCGGGCCCAGGTCTTCGAGCAGGCGTCGCGGCCCGCCTGCTGCGCCGTCGCCGCGCGGAACGGCGGCGAGCAGCCCCGGATGGATCGGCACGCCCGCTGCCTCGATCGCAACGTCCACGGTCGTCGATCGATCGACGCTCTGTGGATCATCGATGGGTACCTCAACGACCACGCTAGCCGTCGCGTCGCCGCCGGCAAGCGTCGTCGCCCGTGCTTGTTCCGCGGCGATCCTGAGACTCCGGGGCTTGCCTTCCAAGATGGTGTCCCGCTCCGAAGGCAAGTCGATCGTCAGCAGCACGTCGCTGGCATGGATCGGCACCGGAAAAGCTTCGGGGAGCAGCCCGAACCGATCGCTGCGGACCTCGACGTGCACCGTCGTGCTGTTGTCGACGCCAGTCTGTCGATCCACCCGCACGTGCGCATCGGCAAGGCCACCCAACGCAAACGCCGGGGCGCGCCCGAGGACGCCCGGACGCCGGAGCAACCCTTGGTCGTATCGCTCGGCGAGCAGTTCTTCGTTCAGGATGATCTCTCGGATCTCCGGCGCGATCTCGTCGAGCACGTCGCGGAGTGATTGGTCGTATTGAACGCCAAATGCGCGTACGTCGACGTCGACGCCAGTAGCGACCTCATCGAGCGTGATGATGGTCGAGGCGACGACGGGCGCGCCGCCGGGCGTCGCACCACGTAGGCCCAGCAGGCTGATCGTGCCGTCGTCGATTTCGATCGAGCCGCTCACGCCTTGCACGGGATACGGAAAGTACTCGAAGCGCATCCCCGCATCGCGGATGGCGCCCCTGCCAATCACCTGCTGGCGCACGCCCCTCCCGTCGGCGACCTGCGACACACTGGCCGAGAGCGAGACCGTGCCCGTCGGTTCGAACAGGTCGAGCACCTGCGAGACCTTCTGTAGTACCGGAGCGGGGCGACCGAGCCAGGGGGCGTCGGTCGTAAATCGGTACGGCTCGATCGTGGCGACGTCGAACTCGTAGAGCGGCTCGCCATCGCCCAGCCAGAGGCGGACCTCGATGTCGACGTCGAGGTCTTCGATCGTGCTGCTCAGGTTGCCCTCGATCATGAGCGTCCGTCGGCCAACGCCCGGCTCACCTGGCTCGGGCGGCGCCTGCAGCGATCGCCAGGGAACGATCTTGCCCGAGTCGGGGGCCGGACGCTGTACGAGCCGGACCAGTCCGCTGCCGCTCGTGGGGATCAGCGGCTCGAGCGTGCCCTCCTCGTCGACCGGTACGGGCACGCGAATGTCCAGCCGGGCGTCGATATCGGTGTCCTCGGGGAACGGCGCCGGAAGCGCCGAGCCGGCGCGAACGTCGAGCACCAATTCGAGCACGTCGGTCGCTTCGTCGTAGCGCACTGTTGCCCCGCGCGTTCGACCGCCGATGCGCAGCTGCTCGTATGCCTCGCGTAGCTGCAACGGGATGGCCTCGGGCGGAAAGTCGGCCATGTCGATGCCGCCGAGCGTTCCCGAGAAGCCGCCGGGCCCGAGCTGCCCCTCGAAGCGCAACGGCTTGGCACTGTTGCAGCGCTTGGGGTCCTCGAACGCCGTGACATCAAAAACGCCCGGCGTCTCGCGTGAATTCCGCAGCGATGCCACGATCGGCAGCGTCCGAAGCTCGGTGATGTTGCCCTCGGCGTCGTGCTCGCCCAGCAGCACGCTGGCGTGGTGCACGATAATGCTCGGCAGCGGATCGCCGCCCGTGCCTCCCGCGGCCGGCGGCTCGACGGCCAGGATGTTCAGGTCAAATTCCTCGAACGGCTTCGTGAGGCGCACGGCCGCGTCGAACACCTCGACGCGGCGGACCAGCGGGCCGCCCCGCAGCCTGCCGCGCCAGCCGAGGAGGATGCGTCCCTGCCTGACGTGCAGGAACTTCGACGCCTCGCCCCTCGGGTCCGATGCCTCGACGGGCTCGGGCGTGCGGAACATCACGTCGCGGATGATGATGTCGCCGCCCAGGTCGAGCTTGAGCGAGCCGCCCTCGACGCGCACGCCGAGCTCGTGCGCCAGCTTGGGCCGCAGCACGACGCCGGCCGCCGGCGTCAGCAGCAGTCCACCGGCGATCACCCCGACCACGCCAATCACGATGATCAGCAGCACGAGCCGTACGAACCACCGGCGGCGCACCCATGAACGGGGCTTCTTCGCACTCTCGGCTTCGTCCGGATGCTCGGCCATGCGTGCTCCGTAGGATCGGCCTTCGCTACGACCGTCCTTCGACGATCTCGACCAGCCAGGCCGGCATGGGCGTCGGCCGGCCCGAGCCATCGACGCAGGCCAACTCGGTGGTCGCGGTGACCACCGGCCGATCGCCCGCGCGTCCCGCCTGACCATCGCCCGGCTCGACCACGTGAATGGCGTAGTCGTGCCGCAGTCGGGCCCGGCCGGCGATGCTGGCCCGGCAGGCGATGCGCAGCACGTCGTCGTACCGCGCAGGCCGCTTGTACGAGACCTCCAGCCGCGTTACGACCAGGAATACGCCCTCGGCCTCCATCTGGGCGTACGTTCGGCCGGCCGACCGCAACGCCTCGGTGCGGGCCATCTCCAGCCACGGCACGAAGCTCGCATGGTGGGCCACCCCCATCGGGTCGCACTCGCAGTATCGGACGCGCACCTCCGTCAGTTCGGCGGGGCCCTCCAGAACGGCATGGTCGGGGTTCGTTGCGGGCACGCGGCGAGTCTAGCGTTACCGTTTCCCGCACGAACGAGTTCGTGCTCGACCAAGGAGGCGTCGGCTCGCCGGATGGCCGAACCTGACACAAGCCAACCCAAAGCCACGCCGGGCGTCGTCGCGGCATCATCGGTCGAGGTGCGCCCACTCTTGGCAACCGACCCGATCGCGCCCATTACTGCGCTGCTGCACCGCTCGTACAAGGGCCAGCGCGACCGCGGCATGGATCCGCTGGCCGGACGCCAGTCGGTCGAGATCACCCGCCAGCGGTGCTACCGGGGGCAGACGTTCGTGGCGCTCCGGCCGGCTTCCGGCCCGCCCTCGTCCCGGTTCGCCGAACGGCTCTTGGGCGCCATCCTGTTCCAGGAACGAGAGGACGCGGCCTTCCCGCCCTGGTTCCTGCGGTCGGACGTCACGCACTTTTCTCAGTTCGCCGTCGATCCCTCGCTGCAGCGCGGCGGCGTTGGTTCGGCGCTCCTGTCGCGAGTGGAGCAGGAGACGCTGGCGATTGGCGCCCGCGAGCTCGCCCTCAGCATGGCCGAGCCCGACGTGCCGTTGCGCGAGTACTACGAGCGTCGCGGCTACCGCGTCGTGCAGACCTGGCAGTGGCCCTACACCAACTATCAGAGCCTGATCATGAGCAAGACCCTGCAAGCCGGGGAGGGCGGCTGATGCCCAGCGACCTGGGACGAGGCAGAGCGCTCGACGATGCACCGGGCGTGGTGGGGGTGACCAAGGACGAACTGGGCGGGCTGCCCGACGACCTGCTTTCGCGTCCTGATGCGGCCAGGGCCGACCCCTCGCGCTGGTTCGAGTGCCCCGAGCAGCCCCTGGAGATCGAGGTCGGCCCGGGCAAGGGCGGGTATCTCGTCGAAGCCGCGCGGGCACGGCCCGGGAGCAACTTCCTGGCCATCGAGCAGGACCCCGACGTCTACTTCTACACCGCCGACCGCGTGCGCCGGCACCGGGAGTCGGGCGTGCTCGCCAACGCCCGCGTGCTGCGTGGCGACGCGGTCGCCTTCCTGAAGTGGCGCGTGAGCGACGGCTGCGTGCGCACGCTCCACCTGTACTACTCCGACCCCTGGCCCAAGCGCAAGCACCACAAGAATCGCGTGCTGCAGGACGGCTTCCTGGTCGACTGCTGGCGCGTGCTCGAGCCCGGCGGCGAGCTGCGCCTGGCGACCGACCACGACGAGCTCTGGGCCTTCTACGAGCGGCAGTTTGAGGCCTGGTGCCGCGGCGTGCCCGAGGGGTTCGCCTCGGCGCCGTTCTCGCTCGGCGACCTGCCCAGGCTGCCCTCGGCGCCCGAGGGCGGACTCATCGGCAGCAACTTCGAGCGCAAGTTCAAGGAACTCGGCGCTACGCCGCGGGGCGCGATCTTGACGAAGATCGCGGACGCACGATGAGTCGCGCGGTCGTCCTCCTCAGCGGCGGGCTCGACAGTGCCACGTGCCTGGCCCTGGCGCGACGACAGGGACGCGAGTGCCACGCCCTGTCGTTCGACTACGGCCAGCGACACAAGATCGAGCTCGAGTGCGCCGAACAAGTGGCCCGCAGCCTCGGCGCCGCCTCCCACGTGGTCTACACGCTCGATGCCGCGCCGTTCGCGGGCTCGTCGCTGACGACCGGGGGAGACGTGCCCAAGGACCAGGCAGAGCCAGGAGCGGGCGAGATTCCCTCGACGTACGTGCCGGCGCGCAACCTCGTGTTCCTTTCGGTCGCGACGGCGTACGCCGAGACCCTCGACGCCGAGGAGGCGTGGATCGGCGTCAACGCGGTCGACTACTCGGGCTACCCCGACTGCCGGCCGGACTTCATCGAGGCCTTCGCGAAGGCGGCAACGCTGGCGACGCGCCGTGGCACGCAGGAAGCCAGCCCGCTGGCGATCCGCACGCCGCTGCTGACGCTCAGCAAGGCCGACATCGTGCGCGCCGGGATGGACGCAGGCGCCGACTTTGCGCTCACGACCTCGTGCTATGACCCGGGCCGAGACGAGCACGGCCCGCTGGCCTGCGGCCGGTGCGACGCGTGCATCCTTCGCCGTCGCGGATTCGAGGCCGCCGGCGTCGCCGACCCAACGAGGTACGCGTGAGCGACGCGAAGCTGCCCATCTCCGAGACGTTCGTGTCCATCCAGGGCGAGGGCAAGCTGACGGGCGTGCCGTCCTGGTTCGTCCGCGTCGCGGGCTGCAACCTGCGGTGCACGTGGTGCGATACCCCGTACGCAAGCTGGAATCCCGAGGGCGAGCAGCGCACGGTCAACGACCTGCTCGCCGAGTCGAGGGCCAACGGCGTTCGCCACGCCGTCTTGACCGGCGGCGAGCCGATGATCTTCGAGGGCATCGCCGACCTGGCGCGCGGCCTGGCGGACGTCGGCGTGCACGTCACCATCGAGACCGCGGGCACCGTGTACCTGCCGGTCCGCTGCGACCTGCTGAGCCTGAGCCCGAAGCTGGCCAACAGCACGCCGAAGGACGACCCGCGTGACCCGAGCGGCGCGCTGGCCGTCCGGCACGAGCAGCGACGCCTGAACTACGAGGCCCTGCACGCCCTGCTGGCCGACCATCCCGAGCGGCAGCTCAAGTTCGTGGTGTCCGCGCCGGGCGACCTTCCCGAGATCGAGTCGCTGCTGGCGATGCTGCCCGAGGTCGACGCCGGCGACGTGCTGCTCATGCCCGAGGGGGTCTCGACGCCCGATCCGGCCGGGCTCGGCTGGCTGATCGAGGCGTGCCTGGCCCGCGGCTGGCGGTACTGCCACCGCCTGCACATCGAGCTGTTCGGCGACCGCCGGGGCACGTAGGTGCCTCGGAAATACCAATCAAAGTCCGATCGACAGCAATGCGGAGCCTGCGCGTCCCAAATAGTGTGAACACGGGCCGGGCATGGCCAATAGTGTTCGTGTCGACCGATCAGGAGGTGCGCATGTCGATCAGGATGACCGTGCTCTGCGCCGCCGTCATGGTGGCGGTGACCGGGATTGCCGCATCGTTGCTTCCCAAGGACGCGGGAGCCGTGCAAGGCCGGGCAACGCCGTCTGGCCTCATTTTTGCCGACGACCCCGACCGGGGGACAGACCAGGCGCTGCCCGAGAAGGTGCGCGCCGACGTGGCGTTCGCCGGTAGCCTTAGCCGCGTGTTCCGACACGCTTCGCAGACCATCGAGCCATCGGTCATCCACATCCAGACCGCCCGCCAGGTGACCCGGCGCGTGCGCGACCGCTTCGGCCGCGTCGTCCGCCAGCAGGAGACGCTGCCGTCGGGCGTGGGCTCGGGCGTCATCGTGACCGCCGACGGCTACGCGCTGACCAACCACCACGTGATCCAGGGAGCCGACGAGGTCGTGGTCACGCTGGCCGACGGTCGCGAGGTCGCCGCCCAGATCATCGGCTCGGACCCGGGCACCGACCTGGCCGTGCTGCGGCTCGCCGCCGGCGACCTGACGCCCGCACGGATCGCCGACAGCGACGAGTTGCAGGTGGGCGATTGGGTGGTCGCGGTGGGCAGCCCCTTCGGCCTTGATCACACCGTGACGGCGGGCATCGTGAGCGCGAAGGGCCGCAGCGGCCTGGCGCCTCGCACCGCGTCGCGCGAGCGCATCGATCGCTTCGAGGAGTTCATCCAGACCGACGCGGCGATCAACCCCGGCAACAGCGGTGGACCGCTCGTGAATCTGCACGGCGAACTGGTTGGCATCAACTCGATGATCGCCTCGTCGGGCGGGGGCTCGGTGGGCATCGGCTTTGCCATCCCCAGCGCCATCGCCACCAGCGTCTTCGAGAACGTCCGCGAAACCGGTCAGCTCGAGCAGGGTTTCCTGGGCGTGAGCGACCTGGTCAACACGACCGACGTCGCCGCCGAGACCGGCCGGGAACTGCCCGTGGGCGTGTACGTGCAGACGGTCATCGAGAACGGACCAGCCGATCTCGCCGGCGTGCTGCCGGGCGACATCATCGTCTCGATCAACGGCCGCCAGACGGAAAACTTCAACCGCCTCCGCAATCTCGTGGGCCTCACCAGGCCAGGTACGCCGATCTCGCTCGAGATCATCCGCGAGGGCCAGGTATTGCGGCTGGAGGCGGAGGTAACGGGCAGCGACCAACTGGTCAGGCTTGCCCAGGCCGCGAGGAACGCCGAGTTGGAGCGCGCCCTCGACGAGCGGGCACGAGCGGTGGAGACGCTGGGCGTCGAGGGCCTGACGATCGACGAGACGATGCCGCTCAACCTGCCGGGCATGCCCGGGCAGGGCGTGTTCGTCATCGAAGTGAAGCCGCAGACGCCCGCGAGCGCCTTGGGCCTGAAGGCCGGCGACGTGATCCTGGCGATCGACGATCGCGAGGTGCGCACGGTCGAGCAGCTCATCGACGTCATGCAGCGGGCCGACCTCGAGACCGGCGTCCGCGTCGAGTACGCCAACGGCGGGCGGCGCAAGAGCGCCGTGGTCCGGCTGCGGAGCTGACCTCAGCGTTCGAGGGCCCGCTCGAAGAGCGCGTCGATGGCCGCCCAGTACGCGGCTGGGTCCGAAGGTCCATCGTTGTGGCCGCCGTCCATCTCGAGGTACGTCGCGTCTGGCGCCATGCCGAGCAGCACCTTGCTGTGCGAGGGCGGCACGATGGTGTCGGCGCGCCCATGAATGAGCAGCACCGGCCCCTCGTACTGGGCCAGCACCTTGTCGGTGCGGAACGGGTCCCGGCACAGGAAGCCGGGCACGCGCAACGATCGAAACATCGCCACCATGCTCGAGAACGTTGACTCGAGCACGAGTCCGTCGACTTCGCGGCGCTCCGCGAGCTGCGCCGCGACTGCGCCGCCGAGTGAGAAGCCGTGGACGACGACGCGATCGCCGTCGACCCCGGGCCGGGCGACGAGCGCGTCGTAGCCCGCCACCGCCGCCCGCGTCACGCTCGCCTGCGTCGGCTTGCCGGACGTGCCGCCGTAGCCGGGGTACTCGACGAGCCCGACGGCCAGGCCCTGCGACTGGTAGCGCTTGCCGATCGGCAGCATGCCGGCGACGTTCTCGCCGTTGCCGTGGAAGAGCAGGACGAGCGGTGCCGGTGATTCGCCTCGCGCCGGCAAGAACCAGACCAGTCCCGCGTCGGTGGTGAACGGCTCGACGCCCGCGGGCGGCGGCGGCAGCGGGCCGGCGATCGATGCCGGAAAGATCATGGCCCGGTCGGGCGAGAAGATCAGGCCGATGGCCAAGAGCGTCACTCCCATGCCCGTGACGATGACGACGAGGCGAGCGGCGCGGCGCGCCAGCCTATGGCGTATTGAACGGGGCTCGTTCGTCGAGTCCGTTGCCATTGGTCGCCTTGGTCTTGGAGCCCGTCCACGCGAGCCTCGCGACGGCCTTGATATCGCTGAGGATCGCCAGCATCGACGGCAGCACGAGCAGGATAATCGCCGTCGCCGAGATGAGCCCGCACGCGATCGTGATGGCCATGGGGATCAGGAAGCGGGCCTGGAACGACTGCTCGAGCATCAGGGGCGTCAGCCCGAGTACGGTGGTGATCGTGGTGAGCAGGATGGGCCGCAGGCGGGCCCGGCCCGCGCGGACGAGCGCCAGCGGCAGGCTCGCCGGCCCGCGCTTGCGCTCGTTGAAGAACTCCATGAAGATCAGCGAGTCGTTGACCACGATGCCCGAGAGCGCGACGAACCCGATGAGCGAGAGGAACGTCATCGCGAACCCCAGCGCCAGGTGGCCCCAGATCATGCCGACCGTCGCGAAGGGAATGGCCGCCATGACGATGAGCGGCTGCATGTAGCTCGAGAACAGCCACGCGAGCGTGACGAAGATGAGCCCTGCCGCCACGGCCATGCCCAGCGGAAGGGTGGCGAAGCTCTCGGCCACGTCCTTCTGCCGCCCGCGCTCGACGATGCGGATGCCGGGGAACTCACGCTCGAGTGCGATGAGCTTGGGCCGCAGCGAGCCGACGATCTCCTCGGGGTTACCGAGCTGGCGGTTGACATCGGCGCTTACGGTAATGATGCGCTCGCGGTCGAGCCTCCGCACCGTGGCGTAGCCGCGGCCCTCCTCGATCGTCGCGACCTCGATCAGCGGCACGGCCCGGCCGTCGGGCGAGAAGACGTAGGTGTCCTCCAGGGCAACGGGGCTCGAACGCGTCTCCTTGGGCAGCGTGACGCGGACCTTGACGTCCTCGCGGTTGCCCGCGAACGTGTGGGGCTCGAGGCCGAAGACGGCACCGCGGATCTGCTCGCCCAGCGAGGCCCGGGTAAAGCCCAGCTCGGTCGCGCCGTCCTTGAGGTCGAAGCGCAGCTCGCGCTGCCCGGCGTCGGCGTCGTCTTCGATGTCGAAGACCGCCTCGATCTCGTCGAGCATGGCCTTGAGGCGATCGACGACGATGGTTGCCCGTTCGGTGTTTTCTCCGACGACGCCAAGGCTGATGGCCACGCCGCCCGGGCCGCCGCCGATGGGCTCGAAGCGCAGGCTCTTGACGCCCGCCAGTTCGCCGAGCTGCTCGCGAATGGCCAGGATCACGTCGTTGCTCGTCCGGTCGCGCTGCTCGACGGGATTGAGCTCGAGGAAGATCTGGCCGAGGTGTGGCTGGCTGATATCCCCGCCCTCGCCGTTGACGTCGCCGATGGCGCCGACCGACGCGTAAGCGCTGGCGACCTCGGGCTGGTCGAGGGATGCCTGCTCGATGCGGCGCACGATGGCGTCGGTCTCGCCCACGGGGGTGCCGATGGGCATGCGCAGGGTGACGTTGACCGACTCGGCGTCTTCGGTCTCGAAGAAGATGAACTCGAGCTTCCCTCCCGCGACCATCGCCGCCGACGCGATGACGATCGAGATCGCCAGCGCCAGCGTGAGGTATCGGTATCGCAGGCAGCGGACCAGCATGCGGGTGTAGTGGGGGATGAGCAGGCGCGAGAAGAGGCGATCGCGCCAGTGGTCGTAGCGGGCCTCGAAGCGCGCCAGCCGCGACGCCGTGCCGGTGCGTTCGGCCCGGTCGGTCGAGCGCAGCGTGTGGGCCATGTGGCTGGGCA
This Phycisphaerales bacterium DNA region includes the following protein-coding sequences:
- a CDS encoding trypsin-like peptidase domain-containing protein; translated protein: MSIRMTVLCAAVMVAVTGIAASLLPKDAGAVQGRATPSGLIFADDPDRGTDQALPEKVRADVAFAGSLSRVFRHASQTIEPSVIHIQTARQVTRRVRDRFGRVVRQQETLPSGVGSGVIVTADGYALTNHHVIQGADEVVVTLADGREVAAQIIGSDPGTDLAVLRLAAGDLTPARIADSDELQVGDWVVAVGSPFGLDHTVTAGIVSAKGRSGLAPRTASRERIDRFEEFIQTDAAINPGNSGGPLVNLHGELVGINSMIASSGGGSVGIGFAIPSAIATSVFENVRETGQLEQGFLGVSDLVNTTDVAAETGRELPVGVYVQTVIENGPADLAGVLPGDIIVSINGRQTENFNRLRNLVGLTRPGTPISLEIIREGQVLRLEAEVTGSDQLVRLAQAARNAELERALDERARAVETLGVEGLTIDETMPLNLPGMPGQGVFVIEVKPQTPASALGLKAGDVILAIDDREVRTVEQLIDVMQRADLETGVRVEYANGGRRKSAVVRLRS
- a CDS encoding alpha/beta hydrolase, with translation MGVTLLAIGLIFSPDRAMIFPASIAGPLPPPPAGVEPFTTDAGLVWFLPARGESPAPLVLLFHGNGENVAGMLPIGKRYQSQGLAVGLVEYPGYGGTSGKPTQASVTRAAVAGYDALVARPGVDGDRVVVHGFSLGGAVAAQLAERREVDGLVLESTFSSMVAMFRSLRVPGFLCRDPFRTDKVLAQYEGPVLLIHGRADTIVPPSHSKVLLGMAPDATYLEMDGGHNDGPSDPAAYWAAIDALFERALER
- a CDS encoding efflux RND transporter permease subunit translates to MSLPAFGVRKPVVANLLMFAIIGAGILLGLGLRREFFPEVRPNRVVVAAPYPGASPDEIERSLAIKIEDRVADLRDVVEINTTVTEGSAQLIIEFEDSVDIDEAVSDVKREVDSLQDLPEQSERIIVDKLEPNLPAVILSIYGDTSERALKEAALAIREDLRALPGMADVTIDGIRTDEIRVSVRPQAMVEHQLSLPMISDRVRAAMRELPGGTVRTGTQTLSVRTVRVEEDAKLVADIVVKGEGGRVLRLGDIADVEYGFRDTDLITRLEGQPAVSLTCFQVGDTDVVKIAELTKAYTAGMRGEPLELTIGERIGTFLREMQNKQLEAQGKPLDLSPVSDRLQAYESGQKWMGRLPGEARITTDLARFVTGRLELLTRNALQGGALVFLVLVLLLNWRVSFWVAIGLIISLAGTIAMMRMTGITLNLLTMFGLIVVIGILVDDAIVVAENIVARHEEGMPPMQAAIEGAGQVSWPVVTTVLTTVFAFLPLALIEGQIGDFLAALPIVVAVALLVSLIECLFILPSHMAHTLRSTDRAERTGTASRLARFEARYDHWRDRLFSRLLIPHYTRMLVRCLRYRYLTLALAISIVIASAAMVAGGKLEFIFFETEDAESVNVTLRMPIGTPVGETDAIVRRIEQASLDQPEVASAYASVGAIGDVNGEGGDISQPHLGQIFLELNPVEQRDRTSNDVILAIREQLGELAGVKSLRFEPIGGGPGGVAISLGVVGENTERATIVVDRLKAMLDEIEAVFDIEDDADAGQRELRFDLKDGATELGFTRASLGEQIRGAVFGLEPHTFAGNREDVKVRVTLPKETRSSPVALEDTYVFSPDGRAVPLIEVATIEEGRGYATVRRLDRERIITVSADVNRQLGNPEEIVGSLRPKLIALEREFPGIRIVERGRQKDVAESFATLPLGMAVAAGLIFVTLAWLFSSYMQPLIVMAAIPFATVGMIWGHLALGFAMTFLSLIGFVALSGIVVNDSLIFMEFFNERKRGPASLPLALVRAGRARLRPILLTTITTVLGLTPLMLEQSFQARFLIPMAITIACGLISATAIILLVLPSMLAILSDIKAVARLAWTGSKTKATNGNGLDERAPFNTP